Below is a genomic region from candidate division TA06 bacterium.
TCTGCCAGCGGCTTTGGGGTTGGCCGTCATTCAGGGTCATGCTTTGGGAGGCATCGGCCAAGATCAGCAGGCTTTGTTTTTCCCGATCCCACAGCCGGGGAAACAAGCCGTGCAGGGCCAGGCCTAAAATAATAATTGCCCCCAGCCTTAATGCCAAAAGCACCGCCCATTTTTGCCGGGATAGCCCGGGCCGTTCCCGCCAGCCCAGGGACAAAGCGGCCGTTAGCAATATGATTATCAGCGCCCAGATCATTCTTTGATTATACTTTTAAACCTTGGTCAAAGTCAACTTGCAAATCATAATAGCCGCCATAAATGAACATCCGCCCTGCCTTAAATAAGGACAAAGCGGATGTTTGTAGTTTCGGGGATACTTAAGCGGAGCAGATCAGGCTACGTTCTTATTGAATGAATCCTGAACTATGGCAGCGCCGATCATGCCCAGCAGGAACAACAGGATGAAGGCCAGCACTCCGGAAGTCTTTCCCCCGGTTACTACCTCTACGCCCTCAGAATATTTCCACATCCACCACAGGTTGACCAGGGGAATGATGATCAGCCAAGCGGTGGGTATTTTAGCTCCCTTGACGTTCATTTCGATCTTGGTCTGCACC
It encodes:
- a CDS encoding DUF4234 domain-containing protein yields the protein MKKRNPIAVLLLPFVTFGIYSLYWMVQTKIEMNVKGAKIPTAWLIIIPLVNLWWMWKYSEGVEVVTGGKTSGVLAFILLFLLGMIGAAIVQDSFNKNVA